TCCGGGATGCCACAACCGGAGATGTGATCGAGCGAGATGATATCCGGGACAGCTATGAGAAGGTCGGCGACTACTATCTGCTGGGCAAGCGGGAAATTCGATCGGGCGTTGAGGAGCGATCGGTGAATAAGCTATTGCCGGATACAGTGGTGGAATTTAATCAGCTCAAGCTAGATACGTGAAATTAAGCCTGTGAGATTAAACCGTGAGATTAAACCCCTGAAATTAAGCCCGTGAAATTAAGCCTGGGGACGGGAGTTGTCGTGAAAAATCAAATAAGCTGCCCCGGCTAACAGCATCGCGGCAAAAAAATAATTGCGGGTAACGGGTACTTTCATATACCAGACGCTAAAACCCGCAAACACAATCATGGTGATGACTTCCTGCATGACTTTAAGCTGGGGCAGGCTGAAATATTGCTCTCCCCAGCGGTTTGCGGGAACCTGAAAGCAATACTCAAAGAAGGCGATCGACCAGCTCACAAGAATTGCAATCCAGACGGACGCGCCTTTTAGGTTTTTCAGATGACCGTACCAGGCGAAGGTCATGAACAGATTAGAAATAAACAAAAATACGATCGGTCTGAGCATTGCCGCACGATAAAAACAATGCGGAACAGTGTGCCATAGGGAATTGAGAGATTGGAGTGCCTGACGATCGATTTTGTGGATCTGCGCTCCGTCTCCCTGACTCCCCATTCTGGGGAACTGAGCTAACACCCCTTTATTTCACTTCCCACCCTGCCTGAAAAAAGTCTAATTCGCACTGCATTGCGTACCGATAGGTCGATCGCACTAATTCAGAATCCGCCGTATAGCGATCGGCAAGGGCGGCTAACTGGTCGGCAAGGGGTTCAAATTCGTTGCTGCTGTAGGTGCGAATCCAGTCGGAGTAGGCGTGATCGGGGATGCCATTGGCGGCGAGCTTTTGTCCTAAGAAGGCGTAGAGTTTCATGCAGGGGAGCATTGCCGCAGTAGTGACGCCCACATCCTGGCTCCAGGCGGTTGCCAGCAGAAAATCCGTATAGCGGCGCGTGGTGGCTCCTGGTTCTACGTCCTGAAGATTTACGCCCCACTGGGTTGCGTAGTTCTGGTGAAGCTGCAACTCCTGCAAAACACCTTCTGCTAAATTATGAAAAATGCCAAACCCCTGCCAGTCGGGAGCTTTTGCGGCGGCGATGCTATAGGCACGGGCGAAGGCTTCCAGAAAAAAGGCGTCCTGTCCCACGTAGTAGGCAAATTTTGATTTGGGCAGCGACCCATCGCCGATTCCCTGAACAAAGGCGTTATTGAGACAGGCGATCGCCAAATCCTGATTGGCTTCCCACAATTCTGCTGCAATACTCATACTGATTCCAACCCACAACTGCGATAAAAGTCAGCTTTCTAATATACAAAAGTTTAATGAAAAAAGTTTACGAATAAAACTGAAGAGAAGACTGATTGGATGCCTAATTCAATCTCCACTAATTTTATGA
This is a stretch of genomic DNA from Leptolyngbya ohadii IS1. It encodes these proteins:
- a CDS encoding TenA family protein gives rise to the protein MSIAAELWEANQDLAIACLNNAFVQGIGDGSLPKSKFAYYVGQDAFFLEAFARAYSIAAAKAPDWQGFGIFHNLAEGVLQELQLHQNYATQWGVNLQDVEPGATTRRYTDFLLATAWSQDVGVTTAAMLPCMKLYAFLGQKLAANGIPDHAYSDWIRTYSSNEFEPLADQLAALADRYTADSELVRSTYRYAMQCELDFFQAGWEVK
- a CDS encoding DMT family protein; this encodes MLAQFPRMGSQGDGAQIHKIDRQALQSLNSLWHTVPHCFYRAAMLRPIVFLFISNLFMTFAWYGHLKNLKGASVWIAILVSWSIAFFEYCFQVPANRWGEQYFSLPQLKVMQEVITMIVFAGFSVWYMKVPVTRNYFFAAMLLAGAAYLIFHDNSRPQA